The Fortiea contorta PCC 7126 genome has a segment encoding these proteins:
- a CDS encoding diflavin flavoprotein yields the protein MSNSKPRDVQVLPIATNTKVLRARSWSRLRFEIEYALERGTTSNCYLIEGDKTAIIDPPAESFTEIYLEALQQTIDVRRLDYVVLGHFNPNRVPTYKALLELAPQLTFVCSLPGAANLRNTFAEAGLNILVMRGKETLDLGKGHVLKFLPTPSPRWPEALCTYDQQTQVLYTDKLFGAHICGDEVFDDNWEAFKEDQRYYYNCLMAPNALHVEAALEKISDLQVRMYGVGHGPLVRTSLIELTKAYADWSHAQRTREISVALLYASAYGNTATLAQAIALGLTKGGVAVKSINCEFAPPDEIRATVEQCDGFIIGSPTIGGHAPTPIHTALGIVLTVGDNTKPAGVFGSYGWSGEAFDLIEGKLRDAGYKFGFETLKVKFKPDDVTLKYCEEVGTDFAQGLKKAKKVRVPQQAATHLEQAVGRIVGSVCVITAKLGEVSTGMLGAWVSQATFNPPGLTIAIAKERAIESLLYPGGKFALNILEEGHHHDYIKHFRKSFAPGEDRFSSFSTALADNSCIVFTDAIAFLECSVSQRLECGDHWVVYATIDNGKLLKPDAVTAINHRKTGTHY from the coding sequence ATGAGCAATTCCAAACCCCGTGACGTACAAGTTTTGCCCATTGCGACAAATACTAAGGTTCTCAGAGCGCGTAGTTGGTCACGTCTGCGGTTTGAAATTGAATATGCACTGGAAAGGGGTACCACTTCCAATTGCTATTTAATTGAAGGTGATAAAACTGCAATTATTGACCCACCTGCGGAAAGCTTCACAGAAATTTATTTAGAAGCTCTACAGCAAACCATAGATGTGAGACGGTTAGATTATGTAGTTTTAGGTCATTTTAATCCTAACCGCGTTCCCACTTACAAAGCTCTTTTAGAACTAGCACCACAACTGACTTTTGTGTGTTCTCTTCCTGGCGCTGCTAATCTGCGCAACACTTTCGCAGAAGCAGGTTTGAATATTTTAGTGATGCGGGGAAAAGAAACTTTAGATTTAGGTAAGGGACATGTTTTAAAATTCCTCCCCACTCCCAGTCCTCGTTGGCCGGAAGCGTTGTGTACCTATGACCAGCAAACCCAAGTCCTCTACACAGATAAGCTTTTTGGTGCTCATATTTGTGGTGATGAGGTTTTTGATGACAATTGGGAAGCGTTCAAGGAAGATCAACGCTACTATTACAACTGTTTGATGGCTCCCAATGCGCTACATGTGGAAGCGGCTTTGGAAAAAATCTCGGATTTGCAGGTGAGAATGTATGGCGTTGGTCACGGGCCTTTGGTGCGTACCAGTTTAATCGAACTGACCAAGGCTTATGCTGATTGGAGTCACGCCCAAAGAACAAGGGAAATTTCCGTAGCGTTGCTTTATGCTTCAGCTTATGGGAACACGGCGACTTTAGCTCAGGCGATCGCTCTGGGATTAACTAAGGGCGGAGTGGCTGTAAAATCAATTAATTGCGAATTCGCACCCCCCGACGAAATCCGCGCCACTGTGGAGCAATGTGATGGCTTTATTATCGGTTCTCCGACTATTGGTGGTCACGCCCCCACTCCCATTCATACCGCCTTGGGAATTGTGCTGACGGTTGGTGATAATACTAAACCGGCTGGGGTGTTTGGTTCCTATGGCTGGAGTGGTGAAGCTTTTGATTTAATTGAAGGTAAACTGCGGGATGCGGGTTACAAGTTTGGTTTTGAAACTTTAAAGGTGAAGTTTAAACCCGATGATGTCACCCTCAAGTATTGTGAAGAGGTGGGCACAGATTTTGCTCAAGGATTGAAAAAGGCGAAAAAAGTGCGCGTACCACAACAAGCTGCTACTCATTTAGAACAAGCCGTAGGGCGGATTGTCGGCTCAGTTTGCGTGATTACAGCCAAGCTGGGAGAAGTTTCTACGGGAATGCTCGGCGCTTGGGTATCTCAAGCTACCTTTAACCCCCCAGGACTAACAATAGCGATCGCCAAAGAAAGAGCGATAGAGTCTTTATTATATCCAGGGGGTAAGTTTGCGTTGAATATCCTGGAAGAAGGACATCATCACGATTACATCAAACATTTCCGCAAATCCTTCGCGCCTGGAGAAGACAGATTCAGCAGTTTTTCCACAGCGCTGGCAGATAATAGCTGTATTGTATTTACAGATGCGATCGCTTTTCTGGAATGCTCAGTCAGTCAGCGTTTAGAATGCGGCGATCACTGGGTTGTTTATGCAACAATTGACAACGGTAAGTTGCTCAAACCTGATGCAGTAACTGCGATCAACCACCGCAAAACTGGTACTCATTATTAG
- a CDS encoding PEP-CTERM sorting domain-containing protein, with protein MIGFEVRNNLHNVSVKAKSIVASVFSAKQTSVAEDISKSRIRKVGLMAFALVGLATPGAALMTLGTVSTVQAATIDTTPSWNGSTEISSFGEPDTATYGQTFTVGTDNIINSFTFYLKNNPGVDFAGYIAAWDGTKAQGPILYNSGVRSTGAGGGFQEFAFNTGGIALTSGAQYVAFLSASNFFDGNFATTTLGYLGQDVYPGGGFVFLNNGSDFSQLTTTAWQTFIGDGVDDTAFKASFNAQPVPEPLTILGTMTAAGLGVAMRRKQKQQQKATTKVG; from the coding sequence ATGATTGGATTTGAAGTAAGAAATAATTTACACAATGTAAGTGTCAAGGCAAAATCAATTGTTGCAAGCGTCTTTAGTGCCAAACAGACAAGTGTTGCTGAAGATATTTCCAAATCTCGCATACGCAAAGTCGGTTTGATGGCGTTTGCATTGGTAGGTTTAGCTACACCTGGAGCAGCGCTCATGACTTTGGGAACAGTAAGTACTGTTCAAGCTGCTACTATCGACACGACACCAAGTTGGAACGGCTCCACCGAAATAAGTAGTTTTGGTGAACCAGATACAGCTACCTATGGGCAGACTTTTACTGTTGGTACTGATAATATCATTAATAGCTTCACCTTTTACTTGAAAAACAACCCAGGCGTAGATTTTGCAGGTTATATAGCAGCGTGGGATGGCACTAAAGCACAAGGTCCTATTTTGTACAACAGTGGAGTGAGATCAACTGGTGCTGGAGGAGGGTTTCAAGAATTTGCCTTTAATACAGGGGGGATTGCCTTAACATCTGGTGCACAGTACGTCGCATTCCTAAGTGCTTCAAATTTCTTTGATGGTAATTTTGCTACAACTACATTAGGTTACCTTGGTCAGGACGTCTATCCTGGAGGAGGTTTTGTCTTTTTAAATAACGGGTCAGATTTTAGTCAACTAACCACAACCGCTTGGCAAACGTTTATAGGAGATGGAGTTGATGACACAGCTTTCAAAGCCTCTTTTAATGCTCAACCTGTCCCTGAACCTTTGACGATCTTAGGTACTATGACAGCTGCTGGTTTGGGTGTAGCGATGCGCCGTAAGCAAAAGCAGCAACAAAAAGCGACAACCAAGGTAGGATAA
- a CDS encoding type II toxin-antitoxin system VapC family toxin, which produces MVVVDTNIIVRFLTQDDELQYQKSLEIFQTQNVFVPDTVILETEWVLRFAYKFKPVEICAALKKLFGLSNVHLHHVSLIAQALQWHEAGLDFADAFHLANSQNYTKFYTFDEKFVKRARGLSSCEVQQP; this is translated from the coding sequence ATGGTGGTAGTTGATACTAATATAATCGTGCGGTTTTTGACTCAAGATGATGAATTGCAATATCAAAAAAGCTTAGAGATTTTTCAGACGCAGAATGTTTTTGTGCCCGATACAGTTATTCTGGAAACTGAATGGGTACTTAGATTTGCTTATAAATTTAAGCCCGTCGAGATTTGTGCAGCTTTGAAAAAACTTTTCGGCTTATCTAATGTCCATCTTCATCACGTAAGCTTAATTGCTCAAGCACTGCAATGGCACGAAGCTGGCTTAGATTTTGCGGATGCTTTTCACCTAGCAAATAGTCAGAATTATACTAAATTTTATACTTTTGATGAGAAATTTGTCAAAAGGGCTAGAGGATTAAGTAGTTGTGAAGTTCAACAACCTTAA
- a CDS encoding AbrB/MazE/SpoVT family DNA-binding domain-containing protein, with protein sequence MEITKISDEGQVIIPESLRKSHDWKAGQELIAIDMGDGILFKPKKHFLQTTLADVAGCLKYQGTPKTLAEMDDAIRQGVEELWHGGS encoded by the coding sequence ATGGAAATCACAAAAATCTCCGATGAAGGACAAGTGATTATTCCCGAATCATTGCGGAAATCTCATGACTGGAAAGCAGGTCAGGAATTAATAGCAATTGACATGGGTGATGGAATTCTTTTTAAACCAAAAAAACATTTTTTACAAACCACATTAGCTGATGTTGCTGGTTGCTTAAAATATCAAGGTACACCAAAAACTCTTGCGGAAATGGATGATGCCATCCGTCAAGGTGTAGAGGAATTATGGCATGGTGGTAGTTGA
- a CDS encoding iron-containing alcohol dehydrogenase, whose amino-acid sequence MENFTFCNPVKILFGKGQIANIAAEIPADAKILITYGGGSIKTNGVYEQVKSALAGRNLLEFGGIEPNPHLETLLKAVEVVRNEGVDFILSVGGGSVLDGTKFIAAAVSFVGDPWDILAKNAPVTSAVPFGAVLTLPATGSEMNTNSVVTKWETQEKLYFSSPLVFPRFSVLDPETTFSLPPRQIGNGIVDAYTHVMEQYLTYPVNAPLQDRWAESILQTLIEEGPKTLANPQDYDARANVMWAATLALNGLIGAGVPQDWATHMIGHELTALHGLDHAQTLAIVLPSTLTIKRSSKWQKLLQYGDRVWGIVDGSEEERVTKAIANTRNFFESVGVRTRLSDYGVGLDTISVIIERFEQRGFVALGEHQDVNPEVVEQILTLCA is encoded by the coding sequence ATGGAAAACTTTACTTTTTGCAACCCGGTGAAAATCCTGTTTGGCAAAGGTCAAATTGCCAACATTGCGGCAGAAATTCCCGCTGATGCTAAAATTCTCATTACCTACGGCGGTGGTAGCATTAAAACCAACGGCGTCTATGAGCAGGTGAAATCTGCGTTAGCGGGACGAAATTTGTTGGAGTTTGGCGGTATTGAACCCAACCCCCACCTAGAAACTCTTCTCAAAGCGGTGGAAGTGGTGCGGAATGAGGGTGTAGATTTTATCCTATCTGTGGGTGGTGGTTCGGTGCTCGATGGCACTAAGTTTATCGCGGCTGCGGTGTCTTTTGTCGGTGATCCTTGGGATATTTTAGCTAAAAACGCACCTGTCACCTCTGCGGTGCCTTTTGGTGCGGTGCTAACTCTCCCCGCAACAGGTTCGGAAATGAACACAAACTCAGTTGTTACTAAGTGGGAAACCCAAGAAAAACTATATTTCAGCAGTCCTTTGGTGTTTCCTCGGTTCTCTGTTCTTGACCCAGAAACGACTTTTTCTCTACCTCCTAGACAAATTGGTAATGGAATTGTCGATGCTTATACCCATGTGATGGAGCAGTATTTGACGTATCCTGTGAATGCGCCTTTGCAAGATCGATGGGCGGAGTCAATTCTGCAAACACTGATTGAAGAGGGGCCAAAAACTCTCGCTAATCCCCAAGACTACGACGCCCGCGCTAATGTCATGTGGGCTGCAACTTTAGCATTAAATGGACTCATCGGTGCAGGTGTACCCCAAGATTGGGCTACTCACATGATTGGTCACGAATTGACAGCACTCCACGGTTTAGATCACGCTCAGACTTTGGCGATTGTGCTACCTAGCACCCTCACAATTAAGCGCTCAAGCAAATGGCAAAAGCTGCTACAATACGGCGATCGCGTTTGGGGTATCGTTGATGGTAGCGAAGAAGAACGGGTAACAAAAGCGATCGCTAACACTCGCAATTTCTTTGAATCAGTAGGTGTACGCACTCGCTTATCTGACTACGGCGTCGGTTTAGATACCATTTCCGTGATTATCGAACGGTTTGAACAGCGCGGTTTTGTCGCCTTGGGTGAACACCAAGATGTTAATCCCGAAGTCGTTGAGCAGATTTTAACTCTTTGTGCTTAG
- a CDS encoding TetR/AcrR family transcriptional regulator, whose amino-acid sequence MSKGQETKARIIQKAAELFNQQGYAGSSIADIMRVTGLQKGGIYNHFQSKDELALLAFEYAIACVSQRTRTALRSQRHAIDRLKAMINISGSYLDSPPIKGGCPLLNTAVESDDAYPVLRDRAQQAMNSWRHLICHVIEKGIKNGEIKSKIDADEIATIIIITLEGAIMMSKLYGDGIHMQRAIKHLHQYLESQLKID is encoded by the coding sequence ATGTCTAAAGGTCAAGAAACAAAAGCTAGGATTATCCAAAAAGCAGCCGAACTGTTTAACCAACAGGGATATGCTGGCTCGTCGATTGCGGATATTATGCGGGTTACAGGTTTGCAGAAAGGAGGAATTTACAACCACTTTCAGAGTAAAGATGAACTAGCACTCTTAGCTTTTGAATATGCGATCGCCTGTGTCAGTCAGCGCACCAGAACCGCATTACGCAGCCAGCGTCACGCCATAGACCGCCTGAAAGCGATGATTAATATATCTGGTAGTTATTTAGATAGTCCACCGATTAAAGGAGGATGTCCCTTACTAAATACGGCTGTGGAGAGTGATGACGCTTATCCAGTATTACGCGATCGTGCTCAACAGGCGATGAATTCTTGGCGACACTTAATTTGTCATGTCATTGAAAAGGGCATTAAAAATGGGGAAATTAAGTCAAAAATCGACGCTGATGAAATTGCAACTATCATCATCATCACATTAGAAGGAGCCATCATGATGAGCAAGCTATATGGGGATGGAATTCACATGCAAAGGGCAATTAAACACCTTCATCAATATCTAGAAAGTCAACTTAAAATTGATTAA
- a CDS encoding glutathione S-transferase C-terminal domain-containing protein — translation MQKVVQKSFNVTPESAAQAYEQTQSIFAKVSALLADGRTYLVGDTFSAADITFAALATPVLQPPEHPIKRRNLQTLPAKMVSEINAIRETLAGAFVLRLYQNR, via the coding sequence ATGCAAAAAGTTGTGCAAAAAAGCTTTAATGTTACACCAGAATCTGCCGCCCAAGCTTACGAACAAACCCAGAGTATTTTTGCTAAAGTCAGCGCTTTGTTAGCCGATGGACGAACTTATTTAGTGGGAGATACTTTTTCTGCTGCTGATATCACATTCGCTGCGCTAGCGACCCCAGTGTTACAACCCCCAGAACATCCGATAAAGCGCCGGAATTTACAAACACTACCAGCCAAAATGGTATCAGAAATTAATGCTATTCGAGAGACTTTAGCAGGAGCTTTTGTACTGCGTTTATACCAGAATAGATGA
- a CDS encoding glycosyltransferase — MLHKNILRQNQESRVLIVSMRNLKCHVSRAAIYEFEDFIRSYDAVDLIQPSLDPNVFKFTNKLANATANFLHNGNLVSSLLNQKIQVDKEYDLFFFFCQSIQDVMVLNSIKGWREKCRYAVCWLDEIWAKDIDNWTPQIQFLKKFDQIFMNFNSSIEGVTSIIQKSCHSLAYGIDAIKFYSNFSDSDRLVDVLNIGRRSAVTHNSLLKLMEQKNLFYVYDTIKELYMVDYRHHRHLYTNFVKRSRYIIVNKAKFDLHGQSNLQEEVGPRFFEGAAGGAIMLGVVPKCQGFAENFDWSDAVIEIPFDCPNIGDIIADLDTETERLARIRTNNIVNSLLRHDWVYRWEKILATVGLNTTPQIQERKAVLKNLADEILSTSTTSSYQKQTALIN; from the coding sequence ATGCTCCATAAAAATATTCTTAGACAAAATCAAGAATCACGAGTTTTAATCGTCTCTATGAGAAATTTGAAATGTCATGTTTCTCGCGCCGCAATTTATGAATTTGAAGATTTTATTCGTAGTTACGATGCAGTTGATCTAATTCAACCTAGTTTAGATCCTAATGTTTTTAAGTTTACTAATAAATTAGCCAACGCCACAGCCAATTTTTTACATAATGGCAATTTGGTTTCGTCATTATTAAACCAAAAAATTCAGGTAGATAAAGAATATGATTTGTTTTTCTTTTTTTGCCAGTCAATTCAGGATGTTATGGTTTTAAACTCGATCAAAGGCTGGCGAGAAAAGTGTCGTTATGCTGTTTGTTGGCTAGATGAAATTTGGGCAAAAGATATTGATAATTGGACACCACAAATCCAGTTTTTGAAAAAATTTGATCAAATTTTTATGAACTTTAACTCTAGTATTGAGGGAGTTACTAGCATTATTCAAAAATCTTGTCATTCCCTGGCGTATGGTATAGACGCCATCAAATTTTACTCAAATTTTAGTGATAGCGATCGCCTTGTTGATGTTTTGAACATTGGACGACGTTCCGCAGTGACGCATAACTCTTTATTAAAATTGATGGAGCAGAAGAATTTATTTTATGTTTACGATACTATCAAAGAATTATATATGGTTGATTATCGCCATCATCGCCATTTATACACTAATTTTGTCAAGCGAAGTCGCTACATAATAGTCAATAAAGCAAAATTTGATTTACATGGTCAAAGTAATTTGCAAGAAGAAGTAGGGCCGCGCTTTTTTGAAGGAGCAGCGGGAGGAGCAATTATGTTGGGAGTAGTTCCCAAATGTCAGGGTTTTGCTGAAAACTTTGATTGGTCAGATGCGGTGATTGAAATTCCTTTTGATTGCCCTAATATAGGCGATATCATAGCTGATTTAGATACCGAAACTGAGCGTTTAGCTAGAATCCGGACAAACAATATTGTCAATTCTTTATTAAGGCACGATTGGGTATATCGTTGGGAGAAAATTTTGGCAACAGTGGGACTCAATACAACTCCACAAATACAAGAACGAAAAGCTGTTCTAAAAAACTTAGCTGACGAAATATTAAGTACTTCAACAACTTCTAGCTATCAAAAACAAACAGCTTTGATTAATTAG
- a CDS encoding GMC oxidoreductase: MLIDALNLSSDQIVETDVCIVGAGPAGLTLAREFADTDLQVCLLESGGIDFDKNTQALSEGESVENLFGNLADLRRLQFGGTANSWSIRIGKNEIGVRHLPLEPIDFEKRDWLPYSGWPFNKSHLDPFYERAQVVCKLGSFVYDAESWQNEQTPQLPFKNHVMTSMFQFGPRAVFTHEYREEIHRAKNITTYLHANLLSIETDDTAKTVTRLRVACLSGKNFSIRAKIFILAAGGIENARLLLLSNKVQKAGLGNQNDLVGRFFMDHPLVKCGKLIPASPDVFKNTALYDLRRVNNIPVMGKLGLTQEVMRREQLLNISAILFPVPKPVQLKAVNSLKTLLSLIHNPTLKKDTIKHIGNVIVGLDYILPAAYGALTKQEPFLPSLAWGGWSRLSNIAGRFSEFEVLHQTEQAPFPDNRLTLTDEHDRLGRQKVKLHWRWHDIDIDTIKRSQEILKAEFAQAGIGELQIERDGELPKLIHPGAHHHMGTTRMHDSPLQGVVDSNCKLHDVANLFIAGSSVFPTGGFANPTLTIVALAIRLADHVKAVLKT, encoded by the coding sequence ATGTTAATTGATGCGCTTAACTTATCATCTGATCAAATTGTCGAAACCGACGTTTGTATTGTTGGTGCTGGCCCAGCAGGTCTTACTTTAGCAAGAGAATTTGCAGATACAGATTTACAAGTTTGTTTGTTAGAAAGTGGAGGGATAGATTTTGATAAAAATACTCAGGCGCTTTCTGAAGGTGAAAGTGTAGAAAATCTTTTTGGAAATTTAGCAGATTTACGCCGTTTGCAGTTTGGTGGTACAGCAAATAGTTGGAGTATTAGAATCGGTAAAAATGAAATTGGAGTGAGACATTTACCGCTGGAGCCGATAGATTTTGAAAAGCGGGATTGGCTACCTTATAGTGGTTGGCCTTTTAATAAATCTCATCTTGATCCTTTTTATGAGCGTGCTCAAGTAGTTTGTAAACTGGGGTCTTTTGTCTATGATGCTGAATCTTGGCAAAATGAGCAAACACCTCAGTTACCTTTTAAAAATCATGTGATGACTAGCATGTTTCAGTTTGGCCCGCGTGCTGTTTTCACCCATGAATATCGGGAGGAAATTCATCGCGCTAAGAACATTACTACTTATCTTCACGCTAATTTGTTGTCAATAGAAACAGATGACACAGCTAAAACTGTAACTCGGTTGCGGGTAGCTTGTTTATCTGGAAAAAATTTTTCGATTCGAGCTAAAATATTTATTTTGGCAGCGGGTGGAATTGAGAATGCACGGCTACTTTTGCTATCAAATAAAGTTCAAAAAGCTGGGCTAGGTAATCAAAATGATTTGGTAGGCAGATTCTTTATGGATCATCCTTTAGTGAAGTGTGGTAAATTGATTCCTGCTAGTCCAGATGTTTTTAAAAACACAGCTTTATATGATTTGCGGCGAGTGAACAATATACCAGTGATGGGTAAATTGGGGTTAACACAAGAGGTGATGCGCCGCGAACAATTACTCAATATCAGTGCGATTCTTTTTCCTGTGCCGAAGCCTGTGCAATTAAAAGCAGTTAACTCACTGAAAACACTGCTTTCTTTGATTCACAATCCTACACTAAAAAAAGATACTATCAAACATATAGGCAATGTGATTGTTGGTCTGGACTATATTTTACCTGCTGCTTATGGAGCATTAACTAAGCAGGAACCTTTTCTTCCTAGTTTGGCTTGGGGTGGTTGGTCGCGCTTGAGCAATATTGCAGGGAGATTTAGTGAGTTTGAGGTTTTGCATCAAACAGAACAAGCGCCATTTCCAGATAACAGATTAACATTAACTGATGAGCACGATCGCTTGGGTCGCCAAAAGGTAAAATTACACTGGCGATGGCATGATATTGATATTGACACAATTAAGCGATCGCAGGAAATTCTCAAAGCAGAATTTGCTCAAGCGGGAATTGGTGAACTGCAAATCGAACGCGACGGAGAATTACCAAAATTGATTCATCCAGGCGCCCATCATCACATGGGAACCACAAGGATGCATGATAGTCCACTCCAAGGTGTGGTTGATAGCAATTGCAAACTGCACGATGTAGCAAACTTGTTTATCGCAGGTAGCTCTGTATTTCCTACAGGCGGCTTTGCTAATCCTACACTAACGATTGTGGCGCTGGCAATTAGACTAGCTGACCATGTTAAAGCCGTGTTGAAGACATAG
- the trmFO gene encoding FADH(2)-oxidizing methylenetetrahydrofolate--tRNA-(uracil(54)-C(5))-methyltransferase TrmFO: MDKQPIQVIGGGLAGTEAAWQIAQAGIPVILHEMRPNRFSPAHHTEHLAELVCSNSFGAMASDRATGLLHAELRQLGSIIVAKADEHAVPAGGALAVDRGKFGEDLTATLSQHPLIAFRRGEISAIPEGIVVLATGPLTSPDLAADLHRFTGMEYLSFFDAASPIVVGESINRDIAFMASRYDKGEAAYLNCPMNKEQYLRFWEELRTAEQTELKDFERETAKFFEACLPIEEQALRGEDTMRYGPLKPVGLSDSRTGERPYAVVQLRQEDKAGQLWNMVGFQTNLRWGEQKRVFQLIPGLETAEFVRLGVMHRNTFINAPQLMYPTLQFKGRPTLLAAGQLIGTEGYTAAAAGGCLAGINAARLALGKETLILPPTTMMGALFEFISSASPKHFQPMPPNFGIFPELGMKIKSKPERYGRYRDRSLADLANWKTENL, encoded by the coding sequence ATGGACAAACAACCGATACAAGTAATTGGAGGTGGACTAGCGGGGACAGAAGCAGCATGGCAAATCGCCCAAGCTGGGATACCAGTAATTTTGCACGAAATGCGACCAAATCGCTTTAGTCCGGCGCATCACACAGAGCATTTAGCAGAATTGGTGTGCAGTAATTCCTTTGGCGCTATGGCTAGCGATCGCGCCACAGGATTATTACATGCAGAATTGCGCCAACTTGGTTCTATAATTGTGGCAAAAGCAGATGAACACGCCGTACCCGCAGGCGGTGCTCTGGCTGTAGATAGGGGTAAATTTGGCGAAGATTTAACCGCAACCTTATCTCAACACCCGTTAATTGCATTCCGTCGTGGTGAAATATCTGCAATTCCTGAAGGAATTGTGGTCTTAGCAACTGGGCCTTTAACTAGTCCTGATTTAGCTGCAGATTTGCATCGCTTCACCGGGATGGAATACCTGAGTTTTTTTGATGCAGCTAGTCCGATCGTTGTGGGAGAATCAATTAATCGAGATATTGCCTTTATGGCATCGCGTTATGACAAAGGAGAAGCAGCCTATCTCAATTGTCCCATGAATAAAGAGCAATATCTGCGGTTTTGGGAAGAACTGCGAACAGCGGAACAAACAGAACTCAAAGATTTTGAACGAGAAACAGCGAAATTTTTTGAAGCTTGTTTACCCATCGAAGAACAAGCATTGCGGGGAGAAGACACCATGCGTTATGGCCCTCTCAAGCCTGTGGGATTGTCTGATAGTCGTACCGGGGAACGTCCATATGCGGTGGTACAGTTGCGACAAGAAGACAAAGCCGGTCAACTATGGAACATGGTAGGATTTCAAACAAATCTGCGTTGGGGTGAACAAAAGCGAGTCTTTCAACTGATTCCTGGCTTAGAAACAGCAGAATTTGTGCGGTTGGGAGTTATGCATCGCAACACTTTTATTAATGCACCCCAGTTAATGTATCCAACTCTGCAATTTAAAGGGCGTCCCACATTACTAGCCGCTGGACAATTAATTGGGACTGAAGGTTACACTGCAGCAGCTGCGGGTGGTTGCTTGGCGGGAATTAATGCAGCTAGGTTAGCTTTAGGTAAAGAAACGTTAATTTTACCACCGACAACCATGATGGGCGCATTGTTTGAGTTTATCAGTTCGGCTTCACCAAAACACTTCCAACCCATGCCTCCCAACTTTGGTATTTTCCCAGAATTGGGGATGAAAATCAAGAGTAAACCAGAGCGTTATGGACGTTACCGCGATCGCTCTTTAGCTGATTTGGCAAATTGGAAAACTGAAAATTTATAA
- a CDS encoding Uma2 family endonuclease: MTLAKEIETTQDIAEDVIVPPGDLYSDEPPLESELHLEQIMLLLKCLKWLWRDRHDFYAAGNLTIYYSENQRKTEHFRGPDFFVVLDTERKTRKSWVVWEEEGKYPHVILEILSQSTANIDRNSKKKLYQDTFRTPDYFWFDPYTLEFAGFHLLDGKYHPLEPNNQGHLWSQQLNLYLGIYQGLLRFFTPAGELVPTPEEVAELAEYERQQKEIAEQKVEKLAAKLRELNIDPDAID; the protein is encoded by the coding sequence ATGACTCTAGCTAAAGAAATAGAGACTACACAGGACATAGCAGAAGATGTTATTGTTCCTCCAGGTGATTTATATAGCGATGAGCCTCCCTTGGAAAGCGAACTACATCTAGAGCAAATCATGCTCTTACTAAAATGTCTAAAATGGTTGTGGCGCGATCGCCATGATTTCTACGCTGCTGGCAACTTAACAATTTACTATAGCGAAAATCAACGCAAAACAGAACATTTCCGCGGCCCAGATTTTTTTGTGGTGCTAGACACAGAACGCAAAACCCGTAAAAGTTGGGTTGTGTGGGAAGAGGAGGGAAAATATCCCCACGTAATTTTAGAAATTCTTTCGCAATCAACAGCTAATATTGACAGAAATAGTAAGAAAAAACTTTACCAAGATACTTTTCGGACTCCTGATTATTTTTGGTTTGATCCCTATACATTAGAATTTGCTGGCTTTCATTTGTTAGATGGTAAATATCATCCTTTAGAACCTAATAATCAAGGGCATTTGTGGAGCCAACAGTTAAACTTATATTTGGGTATTTATCAAGGATTATTGCGATTTTTTACGCCAGCAGGTGAGTTAGTTCCTACCCCTGAAGAAGTCGCCGAGTTAGCAGAATATGAACGTCAGCAAAAGGAAATAGCTGAACAAAAAGTAGAAAAATTGGCTGCGAAATTGCGAGAATTAAATATTGATCCAGATGCAATTGATTAA